In Glycine max cultivar Williams 82 chromosome 4, Glycine_max_v4.0, whole genome shotgun sequence, the genomic stretch GGGGATGAAGATGATGAACTTAATGCTCATAGAAGTGAATATGGGAGGGATTTGGAGGATTGCAGGATAATTCTTCATTTCACATACTCTGAATTGAGGAGAATTTTTTTCTGACTCGGGCTATATTTGTAAACCATTTTCACTCTTATTATTCCCTCCTAATTACAATTTGAAAGAGTTTCTAAGAGCAATGAAATTGAGAGAATCTGAGAACAGAAAGTGGAGTTTTGTTTTAATCATTACTCAAATGAAAAAAGGTTACAAGTAGAGCTTATGTAGGCCATTAGGACAGTCAGGATGTCTAAGTAACTGACTaggttatttacatatatatccTAATACAATTAGTAAAGCTATATCTTTGACATTATTTTGCaacacatatatattatattcatcTGCTAAAAAATGgagttgattgattgatttcatTTAACGCCCCTATGGTCACAGGACATGTTTGAAGTTAAATTTATATTGGTGATTTGTCTCGTTTTTTTCTGCTTTTTGAGAGCAAGTGTTATCATATCCCATTTCATTGATCTATCTATCTGGTGTTTTGCTGGTATTTCTGAACCAGTACCATTGTTAGTTATTCCATTTTTATGTACCATGGCaggataattttattatttgtgcaAATTGTTTCAAAAGTGGGAATTATGGGGAGAAAAGGTCCGCAGAGGATTTTGTATTTAGTGAGTCAAGTGAAAATAGTGTCAAACATGACACTGTCTGGACTGAGGCTGAAACTCTTCTCCTTTTAGAATCTGTTTTGAAGCATGGGGATGATTGGGAGCTTGTTGCTCAAAGTGTTCAAACCAAGACCAAACTTGATTGTATCTCGAAACTCATTGAGCTGCCCTTTGGGGAGCTCATGTTGGGCCCTACTCACAAAAATGTTAACATTAACGGTGCTAATGGCATCATGAACAATGCCAAACAAGTTCAATCATCTTCATCTGACAACCAAGAAATTTCAAAGACAAAGGACCAGACTCCTGAGCTTACAAATGAAAATGAGCAGAACGGAGATGCAGTGAAGGAAAGTCCTTCAAAAAGACAGCGTGTTGCTGCCCTTTCAGATTCCAGCAGTTTGCTAATGAATCAGGTAAGAGATAATcttgaattttctttcctttgttatgattataagttataattttcCAAATCTGGCTGCATTTCCCTTTTTGCTGACATTCTGTAGAGTTATCTTAGGTATAACATATCTATATTTTGTGAAAGGCTCATGCCTGTGCACACTGTGCAGATGCTTCTTTGGCTGTTACATCTCTAGTATATATTGATTGAGCAGGGAAAATAACACAAAAGAACATGTGAATATTGATGTCATTTGGACCTCATTCATTATGATACCTACATTTTGGTtggtttttgtcctttttttttggaaataaagGTGTGTGTATGTGAATCAGTTATTTGCTTTCACCTCCTTCGGTATGACCAAGGGTTATGGTGTTTTGAATTAGGTGGGACTGATCTCTAATGTGGTTGACCCTCATATCACAGCTGCTGCAGCTGATGCAGCTGTTTCAGCTCTTTGTGATGAGGATTTGTGTCCAAGGGAGATATTTGATGTTGAAGAGGATTATTCAGCAAGGTTATCCCTAAACCTATTGTTTTCATTAATCAGATTTTGCTGTATAGTAACTTAATCTTAAATTGAGGCTTCACTTTATACAGTTCTAATACTTGTTATTATCTGTGACAGAGCTCTTGAGGGTGAAGAAGGTTTAGAGATGGAGAGGTCCTCTCTATCAGGTATTTTCTATTGTATGTGTACATTAAGATGATATTCTTTTTGACAAATCCTATAACTTTTGAGTAAATTTGCATTCCCCAAAACTTGTCTAGTTTCCTAGatacatgaagaaaaaaattattggctCCTTCAAATGCAAGTTATATAAATAACGATGATGATGGTGATACTTGTCCATCGTTTTTCTTCATAACTTCTGCTGTTTTGCATGTTACACTTCTCAATACTTACAATACTAGTTTAATTTGTCAGTAAACTTAGGTTGTTTAATTAGGTGGACATTATTAAATTAGGAAACCATCTTATGGACGGCAATGATTACTCAGTGGTGAGTTCATGTTCCTTGTTAGATGAATGTTTGACCCAGTACCTTGTGATGGTGCATTTTAGGGATTTTTTATGGGATTGAGCTCCTAGAAGTTACGTTCCTCAAATAGCTAAGCCAAAACCAAGGTTTTTTGCAAGTGTATTTGCATAGGCCTAAGGCAACAAAAACTGGTTAGAAAGCACCAAGTGAGTTAGTAAGGAGTATTATGTGATGTTGAGAGTTAGTTAGAGGATGGAGAAGGTGAATCTGATGTAAAAGGGAAAGAGTGAGTTATGTGGGATTTTGATGCTTTTTTTGTGTTTCTTCACTAAGCCTGAGCTATGAGAGATCCTTCATAGCTTGGGAGCAttctgctctttttttttttatctctttccaGTTTTTCATTAACAAAATTGTCTCCCTATTTCCAGATAGGAATCACTTCCTATTTGATTTTTTGAGCAATCCAGTTTAGGGCAAGGATTGCTTACTTAAAATGAACTATAAAACTTGAGGATGAAGGGGAAAACTATTGAGAAAAAGGGAATAGGTAAAAGGACTGcactaataaatatatatttgggtgtcgtttgttaatatatatttgtggATAAACATTGCGTATGGAGTATTGCTGCATGTCGCCTTTAATCTGAGCTTGCCCTTGCAGAAATACCTTTGACACTGCGTGTAAGAGCTGCCACTGCAACTGCTCTTGGAGCTGCTGCTGCACGAGCAAAATTGTTGGCAGATCAGGAAGACAGAGAGATTGAACATTTAGTAGCAACTATAATTGAAGCACAGGTTCCTAGTTCATGATTTTTAAATCTTCAACTCCTAGCTCTAGCCAAATTACTCTGGTTCAGGTATGCATTTTAGggattaactattttttctttgcttATTTGTTAACTAGATTGAGAAAATGCTACGCAAGGTTAAACATTTTGACAATCTGGAGCTGTTGATGGAAAAGGAACACGCTGAAATGGAAAATCTAAAAGATTCTATCTTGACTGAACGGATTGATGTGTTGCGGAGAACATTTAGATCTGGAGTCACTAGATGGAAGGATTATTCTTATGCAAAATCTTAGACCAGTTTGTATGCATGTGTATAGTAAGATTACTGTTCACTGTTATTTTACATCAGGGCCAATGAAGTACtgtaacatttattatttattataaccaTATAATCCAGTGATCAGCTAACGGCTTTTAGAAGGTTATATCTTAGATACTATCTAAACCTTTTTGGGTAGCTATGTGCTGTTGGATACTTTTAATTTTGGCTTTTGAATGGATTCTATAAATTCATGTAACTTGTAATGTATTAAATTGtacaaaattcaatttctttcatttataaAGTTCCTTGTCTAGATAATTACACCGCATCATCGAAAAGGCCATGGTGCAGAAGTGATCTGTGGTGTTCCAAATTCATCgattgaatttatatatttgtatatcaatttatatttattttaaaaatatttaattaaagataatgTTTAAATAAACATTTGAGTACGTAATTACCAAACTTTGTATAACAGTTTATAgatgaaatatttgatattttcattgttttttataatatttattacatatttaatattttcttcaaagaaaagataaaagtaaGACTAAAACTGAAAATGGATTTagtataaatcattttaaattgcaTTGGATcggatttaaattttaaataaaattgattgaatGAATCAAGAAAATCATGATTGAATcaaatgggttttttttttttttcctttaaaactaataacAATTTGTTATTCCTATCAGAAAATATGGAcctgttggttttttttttaataaaaaagactattttttttctctaaaatcaAACGAAAAAGATTGCCTGACAATGAGTTGTCatttgtgtgaaattatttttaaaaaacattatctgtgtttttgtttttagaacACTTTGGCTGGAAGGGTGAGACTGTGAGAGAGAACCTTGTCTTGTGTGAGAGCTTGTGGTTTGAGTGGGCCCCTCTCATGTCCTCATCCACGTGGGCATCTAAGTCGATCGAGGAGCCCTATGAGAAAACACTGAAACAGGATTAACATCTTGACCCGGCATCTATTGATAATGTTGAGTTCCaaattatgtggagttttgttttTGTGTAAAATTTGTACCTTCTAACGTGTTCAGATTTTGGATTGGATTAATCACATCtctcttttgtgtttttgttgtggGTTCATCTGTATTAATGAAAGTGAGAGTACATGGTGTGTGAAATGGGTGTTACTGTTGAATCTATCAAactgattaatatttatttcaaactAATGTGGACTCGTGCTTAtacatgatttaaaaaaaacaaatcagaaAGTGAAAAAGTAATTCACTGGGAGAGAAGAAGTAAAAATGAGATGTAAAAAATAGTAAGTTTTGTGTCCAACCAATCCATGATAATTCACAGgacataatacatatatatatatatatatatatatatatatatatatatatatatatataacaggaCTATATATTTGGTACAATTACTTTTCAGTTAGATTGTTTCGAATTGTGATATGGCAACCATAATTGTAGATGAAATGTCAAGATTTGAGATGTCACCCAATTGCATAATAATTGGGTTTAACGTCTAGGTTAGTCACGTTTACCTGTctcatttatcaaaattttgaaaatctccaTCGCTATGATTACAACAACAATTAagactctttttttttggtaccGAACAATTAAGACTTTggaatgaaggaaaataaatcataattcattattaaaaagatgagtaaaaaaataaatgtaaaatgcactaaataaaaagataaaaatatccaACAACAGTAAACTAAATTGATGATTTATTGGTGACACAATTTGGATGTAATTTTATGCACAAGAGAAGAGCTTGTCAAGTGGACTATTTTCCCATGATCTTTTGAGTGCTATAGAGCACAGGGTTGTCAGATGGAACGTTGTCATCGAGGGATGAATCTGAAAATGGTCTGATTCCATTTCCTTCCGATGGTTACCATTTTGCGTTATACTAATTTTATGAGATATGATCAGATAAACATGTCCTCTGAAAAAACATGCACTAGCTTTGCTCTTTATCATCCCTATTAAATtggttttattaatttgttgtgGACTTGTAATTGAAATCGTAGATGGTGAGAAGTTGAATGCCACCTATATCAGTCTTGCATGAAAGCGGTTGTTCCATCCTTCTGTTACCAAAGAGTTCCATTCATAGTTATTACAAAACTTTATAGATTATACACACAATTTAATATGGAAAAGATACCAAAAAATTGAGTTGCCACCTTCCGGATTGACCCTTAATGGCGGGTTATTCAAAACATGATTATCACTCTTTGCAACCAATACAATGTACCAGAGCCTTCCtaggaaaaaaacataaaatgacattaTCTTTGCAAAACCgaacctatattttttttaatacatatagattattatttttattatgtttttttttcacgtATTCAACCAATGtagcaaaattatatatactttgTTCTCGATCTTGAGCTTTGATTTTGAATGTATATGTTCTTatcttagaaaaaaagaaactatgTTGTAGGAAAATTAATCAAATGACTGACATGCTTCTTTTTCATCTTCTatactctttatttttaaataagtttttagaatACTTAAAGATAGTTAgcttagtttaaaaataatgttcAATTTTGAAGCTATTGATACCTagtaataagaaattaaaatgttaaaaaacatTGTTGGTGAAAATCAAATCATCCATTTCAATTCAAACCACATTTTATCGGATTGaattgaatcatttttttatataaaaaaatctatccaaatcaaatcacaaGTTGTTTTAATATCTTGATCTGGATGGGTCTTTAGCTCAAAAACCAA encodes the following:
- the LOC100790238 gene encoding SWI/SNF complex subunit SWI3A yields the protein MEVAKDPNSQADSDSELELYTIPSSSRWFAWEEIHETERAAFKEYFDGSSISRSPKIYKEYRDFIINKYREEPSRRLTFSEVRKSLVGDVTFLHKVFLFLEHWALINYGTAEDVEEDHCKVRFEEGAPSGIRVAATPNSLKPMLLPRNGKSAANATGASLKLPPLASYSDVYGDLIRQKEGNCALCAHQCGSGHYRCTQDNFIICANCFKSGNYGEKRSAEDFVFSESSENSVKHDTVWTEAETLLLLESVLKHGDDWELVAQSVQTKTKLDCISKLIELPFGELMLGPTHKNVNINGANGIMNNAKQVQSSSSDNQEISKTKDQTPELTNENEQNGDAVKESPSKRQRVAALSDSSSLLMNQVGLISNVVDPHITAAAADAAVSALCDEDLCPREIFDVEEDYSARALEGEEGLEMERSSLSEIPLTLRVRAATATALGAAAARAKLLADQEDREIEHLVATIIEAQIEKMLRKVKHFDNLELLMEKEHAEMENLKDSILTERIDVLRRTFRSGVTRWKDYSYAKS